One genomic region from Pseudobacteriovorax antillogorgiicola encodes:
- a CDS encoding helix-turn-helix domain-containing protein, with product MSASVVGAYKKLLIFYMVDTMERAISNRESLTKADDRYLPAHLATKITFLRKLLRMSQAKLASQAGVSLRSIQRMESQETDPLLSHMMQVAKALSVTLSDLFAPTDQRLRQVSIQCSPEEYDTMIHTIRTSDPDPNNIQEQCRRLIAQVDHIPTQSLNPQNAFILSLKGYSKITSKVIEPVDSRFLHVIANIFEKVVHSQDRAYIFDGPLFPHQGLGVQNLISVLSRRREQSRLLVIATHGSESPLN from the coding sequence TTGAGTGCTTCTGTTGTGGGTGCTTACAAGAAACTTCTAATTTTCTATATGGTGGATACTATGGAACGAGCAATCTCTAATCGCGAAAGTTTAACCAAGGCTGATGATCGCTATCTCCCCGCTCATCTCGCCACGAAAATCACGTTTCTTAGAAAACTTTTGCGCATGTCACAAGCTAAACTAGCATCCCAGGCTGGTGTTTCTCTCCGCTCGATTCAACGAATGGAAAGCCAGGAAACCGACCCATTGCTGAGTCATATGATGCAGGTTGCCAAAGCTTTATCTGTAACTCTATCGGACTTATTTGCTCCTACTGATCAAAGACTTCGGCAGGTCTCTATCCAATGCTCTCCTGAAGAGTATGATACGATGATTCACACCATCCGCACCTCTGACCCTGATCCCAACAACATTCAAGAGCAGTGTCGTCGCCTCATCGCGCAAGTGGATCACATTCCGACCCAATCGCTGAATCCACAAAATGCCTTTATTCTTTCTCTGAAAGGCTACTCAAAGATCACAAGCAAGGTGATCGAACCGGTCGATTCGCGCTTTTTGCACGTTATCGCAAATATTTTCGAGAAGGTTGTTCACAGTCAGGATCGAGCCTATATCTTTGATGGACCCTTATTCCCTCATCAAGGCTTAGGTGTGCAAAACCTTATCTCGGTTTTAAGCCGACGCCGGGAGCAGTCTCGCCTGCTTGTGATAGCAACCCATGGCTCTGAGTCTCCACTCAACTAG
- a CDS encoding S1/P1 nuclease, producing the protein MNRFFVSLLVFVLGFASIHSPLFAWGQRGHEVITIVAARLLAEDPRVSEDFAKLMVSKEHMLAHLANTPDTVWRGGNNFVVQENAPTHFIDLEFVYPKGKKPSMAVVPMTIAALEANIKKNCAEHQDVCPAGDNMKEKLRRAGHVTFRVNQLATRIEAYLREMAMQNPKSKSFKRSEQVERLNKALLEMGLLSHFVGDLGNPLHTSSNYDGQLSKQNGLHSFFESRVVDAFDLSLKAEVFNYAKDREPFKRQVLGAHKPENYLEMAYGLALTSHVRVEDLLQLDRKHSLLEEYKPMQKTKRKSPESVAKAYHQFAVEQLALAADTLKELWIQTWLRSGKPGLSGLHSYDFPTSPEFIEVDYYHRDVISRR; encoded by the coding sequence TTGAATCGATTTTTCGTGAGTCTGCTTGTCTTTGTATTAGGCTTTGCAAGTATTCATAGCCCGCTGTTTGCGTGGGGCCAACGGGGTCACGAGGTGATCACCATTGTAGCGGCAAGATTGCTAGCAGAGGACCCGAGAGTTTCTGAAGACTTCGCGAAGCTGATGGTTTCCAAAGAGCATATGCTAGCCCATCTCGCCAATACACCTGATACCGTGTGGCGCGGGGGTAATAATTTTGTGGTGCAAGAGAATGCACCGACCCACTTCATCGATTTAGAGTTCGTTTATCCCAAAGGCAAGAAGCCGTCCATGGCTGTGGTTCCCATGACCATAGCAGCACTTGAAGCAAATATTAAAAAGAACTGCGCCGAACACCAAGATGTTTGTCCGGCTGGTGACAATATGAAGGAAAAGCTTCGTCGCGCTGGTCATGTAACATTTCGGGTCAATCAACTTGCAACGCGCATAGAAGCCTATCTTAGGGAGATGGCGATGCAGAATCCGAAGAGCAAGTCTTTTAAAAGGAGTGAGCAAGTCGAGCGTTTGAACAAAGCACTTTTGGAAATGGGTTTGCTTTCTCACTTCGTCGGTGACCTTGGTAATCCTTTGCATACCTCGTCAAACTATGACGGCCAGCTAAGCAAGCAAAATGGGTTGCACAGCTTTTTTGAGTCCCGGGTTGTCGATGCGTTTGACTTGAGTCTTAAGGCCGAAGTCTTTAATTACGCCAAAGATAGAGAGCCATTTAAGCGGCAAGTTCTCGGTGCTCACAAACCAGAAAACTATCTGGAAATGGCCTATGGTCTAGCACTGACGTCTCATGTCCGGGTCGAAGACTTGCTGCAGCTGGATCGCAAGCACTCGCTCCTAGAAGAATATAAGCCGATGCAAAAAACTAAGCGCAAGTCACCTGAGTCTGTCGCCAAAGCTTATCACCAATTTGCAGTGGAGCAGTTAGCCCTTGCAGCCGACACCTTGAAAGAGCTGTGGATTCAAACTTGGTTGCGATCAGGAAAGCCTGGATTATCGGGTTTGCACAGCTACGACTTTCCTACAAGCCCCGAGTTTATTGAGGTTGACTACTATCACCGTGATGTGATCAGCCGACGCTAA
- a CDS encoding DUF1499 domain-containing protein has product MNRMTPDQAKQWTGLKEGKLNRCPDMKNCVCSQHQDKFYIEPFKVAGDNPLYKVRQLVASSDGYKIEADSGNYLHVTYTSGLMKFVDDVEFLAEPDKGLIHVRSASRLGYWDLGANRKRVEDLRKKLES; this is encoded by the coding sequence ATGAATCGCATGACACCCGATCAAGCCAAGCAGTGGACTGGTCTGAAAGAAGGCAAACTCAATCGCTGCCCAGACATGAAAAACTGTGTCTGCTCACAGCATCAAGATAAGTTCTATATAGAGCCATTTAAAGTTGCAGGGGACAACCCTCTCTACAAAGTGCGTCAGCTAGTAGCCTCAAGCGATGGCTATAAGATTGAAGCTGACTCAGGCAACTATCTCCATGTTACCTACACCAGCGGCTTGATGAAGTTTGTGGACGATGTGGAGTTTCTAGCTGAGCCGGATAAAGGCTTGATTCACGTTCGCTCAGCCTCACGGCTTGGCTACTGGGATCTTGGCGCTAACCGCAAACGTGTCGAAGATCTCCGCAAGAAGTTAGAGAGCTGA
- a CDS encoding response regulator gives MKHVLVVDDEFAIREAIENCFGDNHRLTLMDSGTEATYLLHSENFDLVLTDYDMRLGDGRSVVNSCISLGIPVVVMTGHDPRKIRKNLPKGVPIVDKVKLFDHEDLDGLLSHEADKSAL, from the coding sequence ATGAAGCATGTCTTGGTGGTTGATGACGAGTTTGCCATTCGCGAAGCGATTGAAAACTGCTTTGGGGACAATCATCGATTGACCTTGATGGACAGTGGCACCGAAGCTACCTACCTACTCCATTCTGAAAATTTTGATCTGGTCTTGACAGACTACGATATGCGCTTGGGTGATGGGCGATCCGTGGTTAACTCATGTATCAGCCTTGGCATTCCAGTTGTAGTGATGACTGGGCACGACCCAAGAAAGATTCGCAAGAACTTGCCCAAGGGAGTGCCCATCGTCGATAAGGTCAAGTTATTCGATCATGAGGATCTCGATGGGCTTCTTAGTCACGAGGCTGACAAATCAGCTCTCTAA
- a CDS encoding c-type cytochrome produces the protein MFPIVLLLLAFAESLAAQPIKVWERGQGNHFQKFVKPVNQKSIDIPNLISKNLFDVQYQKKSDYQGYYLSHLLKSYDSNKDTALLHISNGMRVPIPMALIQDHSFDPFIAVKMIGPKGNPQPFPKLMRKDSRFNDPRPLVFTTNKLVISHDRVPLKDHRAGLNPFRFTTSLEAIEMINYKSWLKQFSVNSSPETDIGLKIFASRCQYCHGVRSVGATFGWDFVEPLAIYQKRSPENLLLHVKFQKMDAVPRGLLMPPQFDFSPHESKALWQWLKNSALKAQQAYQ, from the coding sequence ATGTTCCCCATCGTATTGTTGCTACTTGCCTTTGCTGAGTCCCTAGCCGCTCAACCGATAAAAGTTTGGGAGAGAGGGCAGGGCAACCACTTTCAAAAGTTCGTTAAGCCAGTTAATCAGAAATCCATCGATATTCCGAATTTGATAAGTAAAAACCTATTCGATGTCCAGTATCAAAAGAAATCAGATTATCAGGGTTACTATCTCTCTCACCTGCTAAAAAGTTATGACAGCAATAAAGATACAGCCCTGCTTCATATCAGCAATGGTATGAGAGTTCCTATCCCAATGGCTCTAATCCAAGATCATAGTTTTGATCCCTTTATTGCCGTAAAAATGATCGGTCCAAAGGGCAATCCTCAGCCGTTTCCTAAACTGATGCGCAAGGACTCGCGATTTAATGATCCTCGCCCTCTAGTTTTTACGACTAATAAATTGGTGATATCTCACGATCGTGTTCCACTTAAAGATCACCGCGCCGGCTTGAATCCATTTCGCTTTACAACAAGTCTTGAGGCTATCGAAATGATTAATTACAAGTCTTGGCTAAAGCAGTTTAGTGTTAACAGTAGTCCGGAAACGGACATTGGCTTGAAGATCTTTGCCAGTCGTTGCCAATATTGTCACGGCGTTCGGTCCGTAGGAGCCACATTCGGCTGGGATTTTGTCGAGCCTCTGGCTATTTATCAGAAGCGAAGCCCCGAAAATCTTCTGCTCCATGTAAAGTTTCAAAAGATGGATGCTGTGCCCCGGGGCCTTTTAATGCCTCCACAGTTTGACTTTAGTCCTCATGAATCCAAGGCTCTATGGCAATGGCTTAAAAACTCTGCTCTTAAGGCACAACAAGCTTATCAGTAG
- a CDS encoding DMT family transporter, which produces MNSVKVYLILGLGVLTASQSANIIRIGDASPMAMTAWRLTLATIVLGVFGRVSLRKIFSQRSSLAWGIGAGIALALHFFTWIYAVQKTTVANATLLFGLNPIFVALLELIVFKRVMGRYFFFAVGASLLGLLAILKGEVSSFAIGSHDLVGLMSGLTSTLMFAIYFILGKVARSSFNTWEYTSVCYGTAALLSFLILAIVGLPLIEYSSSNWLCFVLLACFPTILGHTSFNYALNYVPASWVSAATLSEPVFAVIGAYFMWQENISWYHGLCFLFVLASFALLRLELRNTTKV; this is translated from the coding sequence ATGAATTCAGTTAAGGTGTATCTGATTTTAGGCTTAGGCGTTCTCACCGCAAGTCAATCAGCGAATATTATAAGAATCGGTGATGCTAGTCCTATGGCTATGACAGCTTGGCGTTTAACCCTGGCTACCATTGTCCTTGGGGTTTTTGGCAGGGTTTCCCTAAGAAAGATTTTTTCACAACGGTCGTCTCTTGCATGGGGTATTGGTGCTGGCATCGCCCTGGCTCTGCATTTTTTTACCTGGATCTATGCGGTTCAGAAAACAACCGTTGCTAATGCGACTTTGCTGTTTGGTCTTAATCCAATATTTGTAGCCTTATTAGAGCTTATTGTTTTCAAGCGCGTCATGGGCCGATATTTTTTCTTTGCAGTGGGGGCCTCGCTGCTCGGTTTGCTGGCGATCCTTAAAGGGGAGGTGTCTTCCTTTGCGATTGGCTCCCACGACCTGGTGGGGCTCATGAGTGGATTGACATCGACACTGATGTTTGCCATCTATTTTATCCTCGGCAAAGTAGCTCGTAGCTCATTTAATACCTGGGAATACACTAGTGTATGTTATGGAACTGCCGCCTTGCTGAGCTTTTTGATCCTGGCTATCGTTGGCTTGCCGCTAATCGAATACTCAAGCTCTAACTGGCTTTGCTTTGTGCTTCTGGCCTGTTTTCCAACAATTTTAGGCCATACCTCCTTCAACTATGCGTTAAATTATGTACCAGCCTCCTGGGTTTCAGCAGCGACCCTATCAGAGCCCGTTTTCGCGGTCATCGGCGCCTACTTTATGTGGCAAGAAAATATCTCCTGGTATCATGGCCTATGCTTTCTTTTCGTCTTGGCAAGTTTCGCCCTCTTGCGCTTGGAACTGCGAAATACCACTAAGGTTTGA
- a CDS encoding trypsin-like peptidase domain-containing protein, with product MKSLFLWISGAVLAYSSPSLAFPEWGKDLTSLEASLGQQLTDPYNYEGIVALSNCSGSLVRFDDSLDTDPALVLTNGHCVGRIPPGTALYQRSSRKSFTILSPSGSRLGSVLASKLIYGTMTDTDMAIYELRDSYSTIRQRFDTEALTIARDYVELGSTIEVISGYWRRGYTCEAESIVFSLQEGDWFFKDSIRYSRPGCEVIGGTSGSPIVLAASRIVVGVNNTINESGRRCQINNPCEIDKTGKVTYERGIGYGQQISWLYTCRDESGTIDLKVEGCVLPQP from the coding sequence ATGAAGTCACTTTTCTTGTGGATCAGTGGTGCCGTGCTCGCCTATTCATCACCAAGCTTAGCCTTTCCAGAATGGGGTAAAGACTTAACAAGTCTAGAGGCGAGCCTTGGTCAACAGCTTACCGATCCGTATAACTATGAGGGCATCGTCGCACTATCAAACTGCTCCGGCTCTTTGGTGCGATTCGATGATAGCCTCGATACCGACCCAGCGTTGGTGCTAACCAATGGCCACTGCGTTGGTAGAATTCCCCCAGGGACGGCATTGTATCAACGCAGCTCACGGAAATCATTTACGATCCTAAGTCCCTCAGGATCGCGACTAGGGTCGGTGCTAGCTAGCAAACTGATATATGGAACGATGACAGACACCGATATGGCGATCTATGAATTGCGTGACAGTTACTCCACCATACGGCAGCGATTTGACACTGAAGCACTCACCATAGCAAGGGATTATGTGGAGCTAGGTTCTACCATTGAAGTAATTTCTGGTTATTGGCGCCGGGGTTACACTTGTGAGGCAGAGTCAATTGTCTTTAGTTTGCAAGAAGGTGATTGGTTTTTTAAGGATTCGATTCGCTATAGCCGCCCAGGTTGTGAGGTGATCGGTGGTACCTCAGGTTCACCCATTGTTTTAGCTGCTAGCCGCATTGTTGTAGGCGTGAACAATACGATCAATGAAAGCGGTCGCCGCTGCCAGATCAATAACCCTTGCGAGATTGATAAAACTGGCAAGGTTACCTACGAACGAGGTATTGGTTACGGTCAGCAAATTTCTTGGCTTTATACATGTAGAGATGAATCCGGCACTATTGACTTAAAAGTCGAAGGCTGTGTTTTACCGCAACCTTAG
- a CDS encoding leucine-rich repeat domain-containing protein encodes MRITTLFLLGLMISCGKSNDDGNKGDEDLNLNAPESVVFNAKDLTVYKDCEKAPSEQVAKTIDALMEHLNADSCEGMAEKAGEATVIWLDERGLTDLSSVSGLPNLISLYAQGNEIEDISFVRDLDLELLDVSNNRVMDINPIVAMADSLSTLKLAGNAVADFTPVLSLEALKWLEVDGSNLDVAAVAALDLEALYITGDGAQNLSSVKGITSLYRLKVAGANLENADFLSEASLAQLTYLSLANNKLSDLSGFPQLKKLDELDLSSNEVVDLSFVDNIPQVVKLDLSGNLIEDITPLLSLSSLDSVNFRLVLDGNEVIACPSEDQSKVLAEKCD; translated from the coding sequence TTGAGAATCACAACTCTTTTTTTGCTCGGTCTAATGATATCGTGCGGTAAATCAAATGATGACGGAAACAAGGGCGACGAGGATCTCAACCTCAACGCTCCAGAAAGTGTCGTTTTCAACGCGAAAGATCTGACGGTGTATAAAGATTGTGAAAAGGCTCCCAGTGAACAAGTAGCAAAGACGATCGATGCTTTGATGGAGCACTTAAATGCCGACAGCTGTGAAGGCATGGCTGAAAAAGCTGGTGAAGCTACGGTAATATGGCTTGACGAAAGGGGCCTTACAGATCTGAGTTCGGTTTCAGGCCTGCCCAATCTGATATCGCTTTATGCTCAAGGCAACGAGATCGAAGATATTTCATTTGTTCGCGACCTAGATCTTGAGCTTCTGGATGTTTCGAACAACAGAGTGATGGATATAAACCCGATAGTGGCCATGGCAGACAGCCTATCCACCTTAAAACTAGCAGGCAATGCCGTGGCGGATTTCACGCCGGTTTTGAGTCTAGAAGCACTCAAGTGGTTAGAAGTTGATGGAAGCAATCTTGATGTGGCTGCTGTTGCAGCACTTGACTTGGAGGCTCTTTATATCACAGGGGATGGGGCTCAAAATTTATCTTCTGTGAAAGGTATTACTTCTTTATACCGGCTCAAGGTGGCTGGAGCCAATCTTGAAAATGCGGACTTCTTGTCTGAGGCAAGCCTTGCGCAGTTAACTTATCTTTCCCTAGCCAACAATAAACTTTCGGACCTCTCAGGTTTTCCTCAACTTAAAAAGCTAGATGAACTTGATTTGTCCTCAAATGAGGTCGTCGACCTGAGTTTTGTGGATAACATTCCGCAAGTTGTTAAGCTCGATCTAAGCGGTAATTTAATCGAGGATATTACGCCTTTACTTTCCCTTAGCAGTTTGGATAGTGTGAATTTTAGGCTTGTCTTAGATGGCAACGAAGTTATCGCCTGTCCGAGCGAAGACCAATCGAAGGTGTTGGCTGAGAAGTGTGACTAA
- a CDS encoding alkaline phosphatase PhoX — MSISRRTLFATGAATVGTMSGLGSMVAAAAPKKGKAGKACRPIRGYGRLLKDPMGLLDLPKGFQYRILSKEKDALTEGAIVPSSHDGMAAFSAGPGKTYLVRNHELEPEDIVEESLTPVEHIAGTVYDPEAKAGGTTTLLVDQDRRLIKDFISLSGTLNNCAGGKTPWYTWLSCEEDSSTLGKPHGYVFEVDPRGIGNPEPIIAMGRFDHEAVCFDRDGLAYLTEDADSPFGCFYRFTPTELFGGIGSLHKGGSLAAMAVAGLGKTDLSIIQTQGICLPVTWIPVPNVNPTDKEIPVREQMFGLGATPIPKAEGTWLGNDGNIWFVSSRGDGPEAEDAEDISAALHSGQIWKYNPYQQTIELIALIPKGSPYDEPDNITAGPHGFAVACTDGDDDQWLIGVTDEGKVFPFGFNALNDEEFAGATFAPDGQTLFVNLQGPPGITFAIWGPWQR; from the coding sequence ATGTCGATTTCAAGACGAACACTTTTTGCCACAGGTGCCGCAACCGTAGGCACAATGAGCGGCTTAGGCTCGATGGTCGCTGCTGCCGCTCCTAAGAAAGGCAAAGCAGGAAAAGCCTGTCGACCCATCCGAGGCTACGGCAGGCTTTTAAAGGACCCCATGGGACTGCTCGATTTGCCCAAAGGTTTTCAGTATCGCATTCTTTCTAAAGAAAAAGACGCTCTCACAGAGGGGGCTATCGTTCCCTCCAGTCATGATGGAATGGCAGCATTTTCCGCAGGTCCTGGCAAAACATATTTGGTGAGAAACCACGAGCTAGAGCCTGAAGATATTGTGGAAGAAAGTCTCACCCCTGTCGAGCACATTGCTGGAACAGTTTACGATCCAGAGGCCAAGGCTGGTGGTACAACAACCTTGCTGGTGGATCAAGACCGTCGGCTTATCAAAGACTTTATCAGCCTATCAGGTACGTTAAACAACTGCGCAGGTGGTAAAACACCTTGGTATACTTGGCTAAGCTGCGAAGAAGATTCCAGCACTCTAGGAAAACCTCACGGCTACGTGTTCGAAGTTGATCCAAGAGGCATAGGAAACCCTGAACCCATCATCGCCATGGGTCGTTTCGATCACGAAGCAGTGTGTTTCGATCGTGATGGACTCGCCTACCTTACCGAGGATGCAGACTCCCCATTCGGGTGCTTCTATCGCTTCACTCCAACGGAACTCTTTGGTGGTATCGGGAGTCTTCATAAAGGTGGAAGTCTAGCGGCGATGGCCGTGGCTGGGCTGGGAAAAACCGACTTGTCCATCATCCAAACCCAGGGAATCTGCTTACCAGTCACATGGATTCCTGTTCCCAATGTGAATCCCACTGATAAAGAAATTCCAGTCAGAGAGCAGATGTTCGGCCTAGGAGCGACTCCGATTCCCAAGGCAGAGGGAACGTGGCTTGGAAATGATGGCAATATTTGGTTCGTTTCCAGCCGCGGAGATGGCCCCGAAGCCGAAGACGCTGAAGACATCAGCGCCGCCCTGCATAGTGGTCAAATATGGAAGTACAACCCATATCAACAGACCATCGAACTTATTGCGCTGATTCCTAAAGGTTCACCATATGACGAGCCAGACAATATCACAGCTGGTCCCCATGGATTTGCAGTTGCGTGTACCGATGGCGACGATGATCAATGGTTAATCGGCGTTACTGATGAAGGTAAAGTTTTTCCATTTGGCTTTAATGCCCTCAATGATGAGGAATTTGCTGGTGCAACCTTTGCACCGGATGGTCAAACTCTATTCGTTAATCTTCAAGGACCTCCTGGCATCACATTTGCGATCTGGGGGCCCTGGCAACGCTAA
- a CDS encoding collagen-like protein: protein MRLFAWWRIMPPLVAFCPFLGSCDSTQQVATNKRSVVAIEGDVLEGDTNQVADNTNGFTKSFKEGFYVLMQQNCGDCHNTTEPTFTHANSDIALDVTRKWISQAPGFEGQPLVNFSEVQKSRLVSILAKDAHYCWSSDCGSDAKAMETAIKVWDFQASTVETATSPNVINDDVVDDDVPDDTPPNNDDTPPNNDDTPQNPDPGNGGGYDDDGSWDGGHVDNPYEDPYYDYDGTGYVHIETNCACKNKHQICHTKADLDIYILDKETGQALWGCETHRVVMDNMCSFTVVLGKDKKIPLDVIKRPANSMKFMLTDGRGKQYVPFHAPFHHGRVGPRGSEGPRGPKGETGSQGPRGYKGDKGDKGDRGERGYKGDKGDKGDKGDRGYSCTVRGTTLYCEDGTMANVKGPKGETGPKGDKGDKGDKGEKGDKGIKGDKGYSCTIQGYTVMCEDGTSAVVLGPKGDKGDMGPRGYQGTKGDKGDKGDKGDKGDKGDIGPQGPMGPQGEKGEKGDKGDKGDKGDIGPQGPMGPQGEKGEKGDQGEPGPRGPRGETGPPGPEGPQGPPGPPGGSGDDDI, encoded by the coding sequence ATGAGACTGTTTGCCTGGTGGCGAATCATGCCGCCATTGGTCGCATTTTGTCCTTTTTTAGGCAGTTGCGACTCCACCCAACAAGTAGCAACCAATAAACGATCCGTTGTAGCTATCGAAGGCGATGTCCTCGAAGGCGACACCAATCAGGTTGCAGACAACACCAATGGCTTCACCAAAAGCTTTAAGGAGGGCTTTTATGTTCTGATGCAACAGAACTGTGGGGACTGCCATAACACCACAGAACCGACCTTTACTCATGCAAATAGCGATATCGCTCTCGATGTCACACGGAAGTGGATATCGCAAGCACCAGGATTCGAAGGTCAACCTTTGGTAAATTTTTCGGAGGTTCAGAAAAGTCGATTGGTAAGTATTTTGGCTAAGGATGCTCACTATTGCTGGAGTTCTGATTGTGGTAGCGACGCCAAGGCCATGGAAACGGCGATCAAAGTTTGGGACTTTCAAGCATCCACTGTGGAAACAGCAACATCTCCAAACGTAATCAATGATGATGTTGTCGATGACGATGTTCCCGATGATACTCCACCCAATAACGATGATACTCCACCTAATAACGATGATACACCCCAAAACCCTGATCCAGGTAACGGCGGGGGCTACGACGATGATGGCAGTTGGGATGGGGGACACGTGGATAATCCTTACGAAGACCCCTATTACGACTATGATGGGACCGGCTATGTACACATCGAAACGAATTGCGCCTGTAAGAATAAACATCAAATTTGCCACACCAAAGCGGATCTCGATATCTATATTCTCGATAAAGAAACGGGGCAAGCTCTCTGGGGTTGTGAGACTCACCGAGTGGTGATGGACAATATGTGTTCATTTACAGTCGTTCTTGGCAAAGACAAAAAGATACCTCTCGATGTTATCAAACGCCCGGCCAATTCTATGAAGTTCATGCTCACTGATGGTCGCGGCAAGCAGTATGTTCCCTTTCATGCTCCCTTCCATCACGGTCGCGTTGGCCCAAGAGGTTCCGAAGGCCCGAGAGGACCAAAGGGGGAAACTGGGTCTCAGGGACCTCGTGGTTATAAAGGCGACAAGGGGGATAAAGGCGACCGCGGTGAACGAGGCTACAAAGGAGACAAAGGAGATAAAGGGGATAAGGGCGATCGCGGCTACTCTTGTACCGTACGCGGTACTACTCTTTACTGCGAAGACGGGACCATGGCAAACGTCAAGGGACCAAAGGGGGAAACTGGCCCAAAAGGCGACAAAGGCGACAAAGGCGATAAGGGTGAAAAGGGCGATAAGGGTATAAAGGGCGATAAAGGCTACTCTTGTACGATCCAAGGTTACACTGTGATGTGCGAAGACGGAACGTCAGCCGTTGTCCTAGGACCCAAAGGGGACAAAGGTGATATGGGCCCTCGTGGTTATCAAGGAACCAAAGGGGACAAAGGCGACAAAGGTGACAAGGGCGACAAGGGCGATAAGGGTGATATCGGACCTCAAGGACCTATGGGCCCTCAAGGAGAGAAGGGCGAAAAAGGCGACAAGGGTGATAAGGGAGATAAAGGTGATATTGGACCACAAGGACCCATGGGCCCTCAGGGAGAGAAGGGCGAAAAAGGCGACCAGGGAGAACCTGGGCCTCGTGGGCCTCGTGGTGAAACTGGACCTCCTGGACCAGAAGGACCGCAGGGACCTCCTGGACCTCCTGGTGGCTCGGGCGACGATGACATCTAA